The genome window CTACAACCTGAAAGTTTCCAAGGGAAATATTCTCGAGAATAACTTTTTCATCACTAATATGCCTGGCAGTTATATTGCACTGGTGCAACAGCTTATAATCTTCAAGCCTATTACTTAAATCCTGCCACTTCTTCAATTTAGATATAAATCTGCACCTATACCCAAACCTGAGCAGCATAAACTCATATTTATTAAAATAACGTTGATAATTAGATAGCATACCGTAAAAAATAATGGAGTAGAAAAAAGGTTACAGCTGCTTATTTCTCATTCTAATAAGTTTAGCTGGAACACCGGCATATATAGCAAAGTCAGGTACAGATGCTGTTACTACACTTCCAGCACCTACTATTGCACCCCTACCTATTGTAACACCGTCTAATATTCTACATCCAGACCCGATCCATACATCATCTTTAATGATGATACCTTTTGACTGCTCTCCTTGCTGATTAATAGGAATATCGATTCTTTCAAACTTATGGTTAGAGGGTATAACAACGCAATGTGCTGCAATCAAAACATTATCCCCTATTATTACCCCTCTATCATGCCCATAGATAACAGTATAAGGGTTAATGCTACATGAGTTTCCTACAGTGATACTACCCCCATAAGGCATTAATAATACACCATTTAAAAACTCACAGTTGCTCCCAATCTTAACTGAACCTCCTTTAGAAGTATCAATACAATTCTTATTAATGAATGAGTTATTGTTTCCCAGTTCAACCTTTGTTTCTATAGGCGGTATAAAAGAACTTCTAAAAATCCTTCGAAATACTTTTGAAAATAATGACCTGCTAAAACCTAACATTATATTACTTTCCAATCACATTCTACATAAACACTACCTAGATCATTACTGCTGTATTTAGAAAGAT of Pontibacter deserti contains these proteins:
- a CDS encoding acyltransferase yields the protein MESNIMLGFSRSLFSKVFRRIFRSSFIPPIETKVELGNNNSFINKNCIDTSKGGSVKIGSNCEFLNGVLLMPYGGSITVGNSCSINPYTVIYGHDRGVIIGDNVLIAAHCVVIPSNHKFERIDIPINQQGEQSKGIIIKDDVWIGSGCRILDGVTIGRGAIVGAGSVVTASVPDFAIYAGVPAKLIRMRNKQL